From the Manihot esculenta cultivar AM560-2 chromosome 3, M.esculenta_v8, whole genome shotgun sequence genome, one window contains:
- the LOC110611626 gene encoding probable disease resistance protein At4g27220, which yields MGCILAWASNTFLSIAANYVEEGVKAAINQFRYMCCLKKFQQQLDQEEHALDVVQQEVHRLVEEDRRSTKVPDEPVEDWIKRTNQAIEDAHLLQNAIKQDKKCFNSWCPNWAWRWSRSKEAEDLTGTLKNLKEERSTFLKLTHDVDLPNIEFIQSKGLILSKASEAALCEILKALENDGVHMIGLHGMPGVGKTTLAIQVKEEAERRKLFDEFVKVTVTEKPNMSAIQDRIAQQLHLDYGNKENSIKERASKLMLRLQDEKKKLIVLDDVWGELNLNEIGIPSAENLGNCKILLTTRRVPVCDAMNCRPKILLDILTEDEAWVLFKTAANLEDDSTALSNVAKRVAKECGRLPVAIVSLAKALRGKSLHGWERALTKLQEGEHLEIRDLSREENAYKSLKFSFDELPREETKRCLLLCSLYPEDHEICIEDLSRYAFGLRLYQRARSLKDNLSEVVDALDELRDCHLLLEAGKEGHVKMHDLVRDVVLLIGKSYSVAGESKTEKEFIVGGGVGFEEWPTDESFRECAAISLLDNEIDRLPDQLDSPKLEILLLARRAYSTEGYSSSRDKFTNISDKSFHGMEILRVLSLTRVILSIRSLECLTSLRTLELRYCKVSDLDSLQNLKTLEILSLFGSYVVDIPEEIGELKNLKLLELTDCYPGKIPSNLIQNLFKLEELYLGSYEEWEETDNASLMELNSLRHLTTLSLTPRAITGVPENFALPKNLTEYHIHNCDCEYPSFPSRLRYPASRTLCLIPTEQTVRACKELFKNVYDLRMDYNPGRFKNMTPDMSEMGFQDLSRLEIHGYELECLVSTTKQKNIAAKTFSNLVELNIDAVASLNELCDGSPPEGFLEKLQKLTVKECEKIITIFPTKLLQGMLKLESVIIEECESLQDVFQLDGMDDAEECLSHLTTLELICMDALLCIWKGPTHHVNLRSLTRITLWDCGSLKSVISPSLAQTLVHLEKLDIESCGQLEHIISEKDEDGKETFSKTRPQQTCLQNLKEVHVKDCEKLECVFPLSIARGLLQLEVLKVSDCAQLMQVFSDEDGNIFPYPTELELEDSSKVGYLFSSTSAVVLPYLSHVKIHKCPKLLLHSVVQISPKVSTNSEQLIVADTERLPLEILDLKGCSELVGIVAKENDYNVEKEEISLNTPFLSVCFTSLKKIQIVDCNKLKILLPITVARGLRHLAELHIQASHQLVAIFGSEEQTDISNMSEIVLPELLKLHLEELSSLISFCPKEYHFVFPSLEVLKVKTCPEMTTIFTAARDASVHAKFEAQTTSGDSAIESATTQVLVVPHSNDSDWTRCEGKWISKAEAEKKEEEEEEVEEEEEEEEEEEEEEGGGGGGGEENLNKENGS from the exons ATGGGATGTATTTTGGCGTGGGCTTCGAATACTTTCCTTTCCATTGCTGCCAATTACGTGGAAGAAGGAGTAAAAGCAGCCATAAATCAATTTCGCTACATGTGCTGTTTGAAGAAATTTCAACAACAGCTTGATCAAGAAGAACACGCACTGGATGTGGTGCAACAAGAGGTTCATCGATTAGTTGAGGAAGACAGAAGGAGTACCAAGGTTCCTGATGAACCTGTTGAAGATTGGATCAAAAGAACCAATCAAGCCATAGAAGATGCTCATCTTCTACAGAATGCAATTAAACAAGATAAGAAGTGCTTTAATAGTTGGTGTCCTAATTGGGCTTGGCGATGGAGTAGAAGCAAGGAAGCTGAAGATCTGACTGGAACCCTAAAAAATCTCAAGGAAGAGCGCAGCACATTCCTAAAGCTAACCCATGATGTTGATCTCCCTAACATTGAATTCATTCAATCCAAGGGTCTGATCCTCTCTAAAGCTTCTGAAGCAGCTCTTTGTGAGATTTTGAAAGCGCTGGAGAATGATGGGGTGCATATGATAGGGCTGCACGGTATGCCGGGAGTGGGTAAAACCACCCTGGCAATACAAGTGAAGGAGGAGGCTGAGAGACGGAAGCTTTTTGATGAATTTGTGAAGGTTACTGTGACAGAGAAACCAAATATGAGTGCTATCCAAGATCGAATTGCACAGCAGCTGCACCTGGATTATGGCAATAAGGAAAATAGCATAAAAGAGAGAGCAAGCAAGTTAATGTTGCGACTGCAGGATGAGAAGAAGAAGCTTATAGTGTTGGATGATGTTTGGGGAGAGCTTAATTTGAATGAAATTGGGATACCATCTGCTGAGAATCTTGGGAATTGCAAAATTCTGCTAACAACACGCCGAGTTCCTGTTTGTGATGCTATGAACTGTCGGCCTAAGATTCTGCTGGATATTTTAACTGAAGACGAAGCATGGGTTTTATTCAAAACAGCTGCCAATCTAGAGGATGACTCCACGgccttgagcaatgtggcaaaGAGGGTAGCAAAAGAATGTGGGCGTTTGCCTGTAGCGATTGTGTCATTAGCCAAGGCCCTCAGAGGTAAATCACTTCATGGATGGGAACGCGCATTGACAAAGCTTCAAGAGGGAGAACATCTAGAAATTCGAGATTTGAGCAGAGAAGAAAACGCTTATAAAAGTCTCAAGTTCAGTTTTGATGAATTGCCACGAGAGGAAACCAAGAGATGTTTGCTGCTATGTTCTCTGTATCCAGAAGATCATGAAATTTGTATTGAAGACTTGTCTAGATATGCGTTTGGGTTGCGGCTGTATCAACGTGCACGATCACTAAAAGATAATCTGAGTGAAGTTGTGGACGCACTTGACGAGCTCAGAGATTGCCATTTGTTGTTAGAAGCTGGAAAGGAAGGACACGTGAAAATGCATGACTTGGTTCGTGATGTTGTCCTCTTGATCGGGAAAAGTTATTCAGTCGCCGGAGAGTCGAAAACAGAGAAGGAATTCATTGTGGGGGGCGGTGTTGGGTTTGAAGAGTGGCCAACGGATGAAAGCTTCAGGGAATGTGCAGCTATTTCCTTGTTGGACAATGAAATAGATAGACTTCCCGATCAATTGGATTCTCCAAAGTTGGAAATTTTGTTGTTGGCTAGAAGGGCATATAGTACAGAGGGGTATTCCAGTTCTCGAGACAAgtttacaaatatttcagatAAATCTTTTCATGGAATGGAAATACTGCGGGTTCTATCTTTAACCCGTGTGATCTTGTCAATACGGTCGCTAGAATGCTTAACAAGCCTCCGGACTCTGGAGCTGAGATATTGCAAAGTCTCCGACCTTGATTCATTGCAAAATTTGAAGACACTTGAGATCCTTAGTCTTTTTGGTTCTTATGTTGTGGATATAccagaagagataggagagtTGAAGAACTTAAAACTGTTGGAGTTAACAGATTGTTATCCAGGTAAAATTCCTTCAAATTTGATTCAGAACTTATTCAAACTTGAAGAATTATACTTGGGTTCCTATGAAGAATGGGAGGAAACAGACAATGCTAGCCTGATGGAGTTGAATTCACTGCGGCACTTGACGACTCTGTCACTGACACCGCGTGCAATTACTGGAGTTCCAGAAAACTTTGCTCTCCCCAAGAACTTGACCGAGTATCATATTCACAACTGTGATTGTGAATACCCGTCCTTCCCGTCAAGGCTTAGATACCCGGCATCCAGAACGTTATGCTTAATTCCAACTGAACAAACTGTTCGTGCATGTAAGGAGTTGTTCAAGAATGTATATGATCTTCGAATGGATTACAACCCTGGAAGATTCAAAAACATGACGCCAGACATGTCTGAAATGGGCTTCCAAGATCTGTCTCGCCTTGAAATTCATGGTTATGAATTGGAATGCCTTGTTAGTACTACAAAGCAGAAAAATATCGCAGCAAAGACATTTTCAAACTTGGTGGAGCTAAATATCGACGCCGTAGCATCACTGAATGAACTATGTGATGGTTCGCCACCAGAGGGGTTCTTGGAGAAATTACAGAAACTAACTGTTAAGGAAtgtgaaaaaattatcaccatATTTCCAACGAAGTTGTTGCAAGGAATGCTAAAATTGGAAAGTGTTATAATTGAAGAATGTGAGAGTCTGCAAGATGTATTCCAACTGGATGGAATGGATGACGCAGAGGAGTGCCTTTCACACCTAACAACGTTAGAGCTGATATGCATGGATGCATTGCTATGCATATGGAAGGGGCCGACCCACCATGTAAATCTCAGAAGTCTCACTCGTATCACTCTTTGGGACTGTGGAAGCCTGAAATCTGTTATATCACCGTCCCTTGCTCAAACTCTGGTGCACCTGGAAAAACTTGACATAGAAAGTTGTGGTCAGCTTGAGCATATTATCTCAGAGAAAGATGAGGATGGGAAAGAAACATTTTCGAAAACTAGACCTCAACAAACCTGCCTGCAAAACTTAAAGGAAGTCCATGTAAAAGACTGCGAGAAATTGGAATGTGTATTCCCTTTGTCAATTGCTCGTGGCCTCTTGCAGCTTGAAGTGTTGAAAGTATCTGATTGTGCACAATTAATGCAAGTGTTTAGTGATGAGGATGGGAACATATTCCCTTACCCAACAGAATTAGAACTTGAAGACTCATCCAAAGTTGGCTACTTGTTCTCCAGTACTTCTGCTGTGGTACTGCCATATTTGAGCCATGTGAAAATTCATAAATGTCCTAAGTTGTTGCTGCATTCAGTTGTGCAAATTTCTCCAAAG GTCTCAACAAATTCAGAACAGTTGATAGTTGCAGACACAGAAAGACTACCATTGGAAATTCTAGATTTAAAAGGATGCTCTGAGTTGGTGGGCATTGTTGCTAAGGAAAACGATTATAACGTTGAAAAGGAAGAAATCTCATTGAACACTCCCTTTCTATCTGTGTGTTTCACTTCCTTGAAAAAAATTCAGATTGTTGATTGCAACAAATTGAAGATTCTGTTGCCAATAACAGTTGCTCGAGGTCTGCGACATCTAGCAGAGCTTCACATACAAGCATCCCACCAATTAGTGGCAATCTTTGGATCTGAAGAACAAACAGATATCAGTAATATGTCAGAGATTGTGCTTCCTGAGCTCCTGAAATTACATCTTGAAGAATTATCAAGCCTTATCAGTTTCTGTCCAAAAGAATATCATTTCGTATTCCCATCTCTGGAAGTGTTAAAGGTGAAAACATGTCCTGAGATGACAACGATCTTTACTGCTGCAAGAGATGCTTCTGTTCACGCCAAATTTGAG GCACAGACAACAAGTGGAGATTCAGCAATAGAGTCTGCAACAACACAAGTACTGGTTGTTCCACATTCTAATGACTCAGACTGGACTCGTTGTGAAGGAAAATGGATTTCGAAAGCggaagctgaaaagaaagaagaagaagaagaagaagtggaggaggaggaggaggaggaagaagaagaagaagaagaagaaggaggaggaggaggaggaggagaagaaaacCTTAATAAGGAAAATGGATCATAA
- the LOC122723308 gene encoding uncharacterized protein LOC122723308, whose protein sequence is MAAYDRTKILKENILNYKTFMELQSHSNALMCKVFPTILAGPAQVWFNSLEARSIKSFMDLANMFISRFIAGISAEIKTNHLETVRQRRNESLREYVTRFNLKALQIPELDEGRDVEVMQKGTTS, encoded by the coding sequence ATGGCGGCTTACGACAGGACGAAAATCCTCAAGGAGAATATCTTGAACTACAAGACATTCATGGAGCTGCAAAGTCACTCaaatgccttgatgtgcaaggtttTTCCCACCATCTTAGCAGGCCCAGCCCAAGTGTGGTTTAACAGTTTGGAGGCAAGAAGTATTAAGAGTTTTATGGACCTAGCCAACATGTTCATTAGCAGATTCATTGCTGGAATTTCTGCAGAGATAAAGACAAACCATTTAGAGACTGTTCGACAAAGGAGGAATGAATCCTTAAGAGAGTATGTGACCAGGTTCAACTTAAAGGCTTTACAAATACCCGAGCTTGATGAAGGAAGAGATGTGGAAGTTATGCAGAAGGGCACCACCTCCTAG